The following coding sequences lie in one Xanthomonas hyacinthi genomic window:
- the frr gene encoding ribosome recycling factor: protein MLNEIKQDAQTRMAKSIDALRHTLIKVRTGRASTALVEHLKVNYYGSEMPLSQVASIAVADARSLTISPWEKQMVSAVEKAILASDLGLTPNTSGTTIRLNLPALTEERRRELSKVVHGEGEDSKVAIRNIRRDANQQIKDLLKDKQVTEDEARAAEDDIQKLTDKAIKDVDDVVKGKEQELMAV, encoded by the coding sequence ATGCTCAACGAAATCAAACAAGACGCACAGACCCGCATGGCCAAGAGCATCGATGCGCTGCGCCATACGCTCATCAAGGTGCGGACCGGCCGCGCCTCGACGGCCCTGGTCGAGCACCTGAAGGTCAATTACTACGGCTCGGAAATGCCGCTGAGCCAGGTCGCCAGCATCGCCGTGGCCGATGCCCGCTCGCTAACCATCAGCCCGTGGGAAAAGCAGATGGTCAGCGCGGTGGAGAAGGCGATCCTGGCCTCGGACCTGGGCCTGACCCCGAACACCTCCGGCACCACCATCCGCCTCAACCTGCCCGCACTGACCGAAGAGCGCCGCCGCGAGCTGTCCAAGGTCGTGCATGGCGAAGGCGAAGACAGCAAGGTCGCCATCCGCAACATCCGCCGCGACGCCAACCAGCAGATCAAGGATCTGCTGAAGGACAAGCAGGTTACCGAGGACGAGGCCCGCGCCGCCGAGGACGACATCCAGAAGCTGACCGACAAGGCGATCAAGGACGTCGACGACGTGGTCAAGGGCAAGGAACAGGAACTGATGGCGGTCTGA
- the pyrH gene encoding UMP kinase translates to MSQLAYRRILLKLSGEALMGDGDYGIDPKVINRLAHEVIEAQQAGAEVALVIGGGNIFRGAGLAAGGMDRVTGDHMGMLATVINALAMQDALEKLGAKVRVMSAIKINDVCEDFIRRRAIRHLEKGRIAIFAAGTGNPFFTTDSGAALRAIEIGADLLLKATKVDGVYDKDPKKHADAVRFDSLTYDEVIARNLEVMDTAAFALARDSDLPLRIFNMGQPGELLKILHGAEIGTLVKGRS, encoded by the coding sequence ATGTCCCAGCTCGCCTATCGCCGCATCCTGTTGAAACTTTCCGGCGAAGCGCTGATGGGGGACGGGGACTACGGCATCGACCCAAAAGTCATCAACCGCCTCGCCCATGAAGTGATCGAGGCGCAGCAGGCCGGTGCGGAAGTGGCGCTGGTGATCGGCGGCGGCAACATCTTCCGCGGCGCCGGCCTGGCCGCCGGCGGCATGGACCGGGTCACCGGCGACCACATGGGCATGCTGGCCACGGTCATCAACGCACTGGCGATGCAGGACGCGCTGGAAAAGCTCGGCGCCAAGGTGCGGGTGATGAGCGCGATCAAGATCAACGACGTGTGCGAGGACTTCATCCGCCGCCGCGCGATCCGCCACCTGGAAAAGGGCCGCATCGCGATCTTCGCCGCCGGCACCGGCAATCCGTTCTTCACCACCGACTCCGGCGCGGCGCTGCGCGCAATCGAGATCGGCGCCGACCTGCTGCTGAAGGCGACCAAGGTCGATGGCGTGTACGACAAGGACCCGAAGAAGCACGCCGATGCGGTGCGCTTCGACAGCCTGACCTACGACGAAGTGATCGCCCGCAACCTGGAAGTGATGGACACCGCGGCCTTCGCGCTGGCCCGCGACAGCGACCTGCCGCTGCGCATCTTCAACATGGGCCAGCCCGGCGAACTGCTGAAGATCCTGCATGGCGCCGAGATCGGGACGCTGGTGAAGGGGCGTAGCTGA
- a CDS encoding sensor domain-containing diguanylate cyclase has translation MRPELEAILAHSRNLPSPPGIALRIIDLAQDPDVDLATTADTIAMDMALSARMLRIANSPLYASRRRIDNLGQALTMLGLNAALSLALGFSMVQSLRNGTTASSDLQERIWRRSVLSALASRLLGQAMGLRKHEELMLAGLLQDMGALALLHVCHDDYAPLLREAGNSGSQTLAALERERLGCDHAEVGAWLAQKWKLPGYLQRSIGRSASAEPAPDTFGRCVLLSGSVADIWLSADADAARGLVMERAYRELQLDSRRFDEVIAGMAEALPVIGPIFDVRIAQPERIDAIISHARELMVMRNLREIQEATHARHQADESEHRTRRLAEQASRDALTGMYNRHQLDILLSQQFDLASRHDWPLSIAFIDLDDFKKINDAHGHLIGDQVLRAFAQALQPLLRGSDTVARFGGEEFLVLLPNTSEEAALNVIRRILTDIVQRPMVELKSGPLHISFSAGVATQGGRERFGTAQELLQAADDMLYSSKHGGRNRVTARSFRDTLA, from the coding sequence ATGCGCCCTGAACTCGAAGCCATCCTGGCTCATTCCCGCAACCTGCCCTCGCCGCCCGGGATTGCGTTGCGCATCATCGACCTGGCCCAGGATCCGGACGTCGATCTGGCCACCACCGCCGACACCATCGCGATGGACATGGCGCTGAGCGCGCGCATGCTGCGCATCGCCAATTCGCCGCTGTACGCCAGCCGGCGCCGCATCGACAACCTCGGCCAGGCGCTGACCATGCTCGGACTCAACGCCGCGCTGAGCCTGGCGCTGGGCTTTTCGATGGTGCAGAGCCTGCGCAACGGCACCACCGCCTCCAGCGACCTGCAGGAACGCATCTGGCGGCGCAGCGTGCTGTCGGCGCTGGCCAGCCGCCTGCTCGGCCAGGCCATGGGCCTGCGCAAGCACGAGGAACTGATGCTGGCCGGGCTGCTGCAGGACATGGGCGCGCTGGCCCTGCTGCACGTCTGCCACGACGACTACGCGCCGCTGCTGCGCGAGGCCGGCAACAGCGGCAGCCAGACGCTGGCCGCGCTGGAGCGCGAGCGGCTGGGCTGCGACCACGCCGAGGTCGGCGCCTGGCTGGCGCAGAAGTGGAAGCTGCCCGGCTACCTGCAGCGCAGCATCGGCCGCAGCGCCAGCGCCGAGCCGGCGCCGGACACGTTCGGCAGATGCGTGCTGCTGTCCGGCAGCGTCGCCGACATCTGGCTGAGCGCCGACGCCGATGCCGCGCGCGGCCTGGTGATGGAGCGCGCGTATCGCGAACTGCAGCTGGACAGCCGCCGCTTCGACGAGGTGATCGCCGGCATGGCCGAAGCCCTGCCGGTCATCGGCCCGATCTTCGACGTGCGCATCGCACAGCCGGAGCGGATCGACGCGATCATCAGCCATGCCCGCGAACTGATGGTGATGCGCAACCTGCGCGAGATCCAGGAAGCCACCCATGCGCGGCACCAGGCCGACGAATCGGAGCACCGCACGCGCCGCCTGGCCGAGCAGGCCAGCCGCGACGCGCTGACCGGCATGTACAACCGGCACCAGCTGGATATCCTGCTCAGCCAGCAGTTCGACCTGGCCAGCCGCCACGACTGGCCGCTGTCGATCGCCTTCATCGACCTGGACGACTTCAAGAAGATCAACGACGCCCACGGCCACCTGATCGGCGACCAGGTGCTGCGCGCATTCGCACAGGCCTTGCAGCCGCTGCTGCGCGGCAGCGACACCGTGGCGCGCTTCGGCGGCGAGGAATTCCTGGTGCTGCTGCCCAACACCAGCGAGGAAGCCGCGCTGAACGTGATCCGGCGCATCCTCACCGACATCGTGCAACGGCCGATGGTCGAACTGAAGAGCGGACCGCTGCACATCAGCTTCTCCGCCGGCGTCGCCACCCAGGGCGGGCGCGAGCGCTTCGGCACCGCGCAGGAACTGCTGCAGGCCGCCGACGACATGCTCTACAGCTCCAAGCACGGCGGCCGCAACCGGGTCACCGCACGCTCGTTCCGCGACACCCTGGCCTGA
- the tsf gene encoding translation elongation factor Ts translates to MEITASLVKELRERTGAGMMECKKALTENAGHIDNAAEWLRKSGLAKADKKADRVAAEGRIAMAQDGAKAVLVEINSETDFVAKDNNFLAFTEAVAQAALHSGAADAEALKSAKLPGGETVEEARAAVIAKVGENVQVRRLVRIDSANNVAAYVHGGRIGVLVEVKGGDIELARGIAMHIAAMNPPHVKAADVPADFVAKEKEIELAKMSEKDKAKPADILEKIISGKLAKIVNEVTLYGQPYVLNTDQSVEQAVKAAGADVIGFQRLAVGEGIEKVVEDYAAEVMKQAGLA, encoded by the coding sequence GTGGAAATCACTGCTTCCCTGGTCAAGGAACTGCGCGAGCGCACCGGCGCCGGCATGATGGAATGCAAGAAGGCGCTCACCGAGAACGCCGGCCACATCGACAACGCCGCCGAGTGGCTGCGCAAGTCGGGCCTGGCCAAGGCCGACAAGAAGGCCGACCGCGTCGCCGCCGAAGGCCGCATCGCGATGGCCCAGGACGGCGCCAAGGCCGTGCTGGTCGAGATCAACTCGGAGACCGACTTCGTCGCCAAGGACAACAACTTCCTGGCCTTCACCGAAGCCGTGGCCCAGGCCGCGCTGCACTCCGGCGCCGCCGACGCCGAGGCGCTGAAGAGCGCCAAGCTGCCCGGCGGCGAGACCGTCGAGGAAGCCCGCGCCGCGGTCATCGCCAAGGTCGGCGAGAACGTGCAGGTGCGCCGCCTGGTGCGCATCGACAGCGCCAACAACGTCGCCGCCTACGTGCATGGCGGGCGCATCGGCGTGCTGGTCGAGGTCAAGGGCGGCGACATCGAGCTGGCCCGCGGCATCGCCATGCACATCGCGGCGATGAACCCGCCGCATGTGAAGGCCGCCGACGTCCCGGCCGACTTCGTCGCCAAGGAAAAGGAAATCGAGCTGGCCAAGATGTCGGAAAAGGACAAGGCCAAGCCGGCCGACATCCTGGAGAAGATCATCAGCGGCAAGCTCGCCAAGATCGTCAACGAGGTCACCCTGTACGGCCAGCCCTACGTGCTGAACACCGACCAGAGCGTGGAACAGGCGGTCAAGGCCGCCGGCGCCGACGTGATCGGCTTCCAGCGCCTGGCCGTGGGCGAAGGCATCGAGAAGGTGGTGGAAGACTACGCCGCCGAAGTGATGAAGCAGGCCGGCCTGGCCTGA
- the rpsB gene encoding 30S ribosomal protein S2 has protein sequence MPQVTMRQMLEAGVHFGHQTRYWNPKMAPYIFGARGKIHIINLEKTVPLFNDAMNFISSVAQKRGTILFLGTKRSARDSVKEEAERCGQPFMTQRWLGGTLTNFRTVKQSVARLKELESAETDGTFDKLVKHEVLTLRRERDKLLASLGGIKEMNRLPDALFVIDIGHEDIAIKEAKKLGIPVIAVVDTNYNPELVDYAIPGNDDAIRAVQLYARAAADAVLEGKAAAPNAASVREEEFSEAGDDKGRGPRRNGKKAEEAAPAAE, from the coding sequence ATGCCTCAGGTCACCATGCGTCAGATGCTGGAAGCCGGCGTCCACTTCGGCCACCAGACCCGCTACTGGAACCCCAAGATGGCGCCGTACATCTTCGGCGCGCGCGGCAAGATCCACATCATCAATCTCGAGAAGACGGTTCCGCTGTTCAACGACGCGATGAACTTCATCTCCAGCGTCGCGCAGAAGCGCGGCACCATCCTGTTCCTGGGCACCAAGCGCAGCGCCCGCGACTCGGTGAAGGAAGAAGCCGAGCGTTGCGGCCAGCCGTTCATGACCCAGCGCTGGCTGGGCGGCACGCTGACCAACTTCCGCACCGTCAAGCAGTCGGTGGCGCGCCTGAAGGAGCTGGAATCGGCCGAAACCGACGGCACCTTCGACAAGCTGGTCAAGCACGAAGTGCTGACCCTGCGCCGCGAGCGCGACAAGCTGCTGGCCTCGCTGGGCGGCATCAAGGAAATGAACCGCCTGCCCGACGCGCTGTTCGTCATCGACATCGGCCATGAAGACATCGCCATCAAGGAAGCCAAGAAGCTCGGCATCCCGGTGATCGCGGTGGTCGACACCAACTACAACCCGGAACTGGTGGACTACGCCATCCCGGGCAACGACGACGCCATCCGTGCCGTGCAGCTGTACGCCCGCGCCGCCGCCGACGCCGTGCTGGAAGGCAAGGCCGCCGCGCCGAACGCCGCCAGCGTGCGCGAGGAAGAGTTCAGCGAAGCCGGCGACGACAAGGGCCGCGGCCCGCGCAGGAACGGCAAGAAGGCCGAAGAAGCCGCCCCCGCCGCCGAGTAA
- a CDS encoding fimbrial biogenesis chaperone codes for MGGRRCARIAGLLLALLPGMAAAAGVRISPAIVQIAPGAQTTEIWLSNTQDRPWQAQARLYRWDQAEGMDRLQATDDVQPSPRLIDIPAQGRQLLRVVRTGPAATDREIAYRLVLEERAAAATGPADPRLLLRYSTPVFLVPPGAAPAAALSVSLVAGAYGHELQVRNRGTAHARLSDLSFIGADGRLLTLFHNLAGYVLAGERKRWPLPAEVGTARGGHFAARLDSQTELQPLLAE; via the coding sequence GTGGGCGGGCGCCGTTGCGCACGGATCGCCGGCCTGCTGCTGGCGCTGCTGCCGGGCATGGCCGCGGCGGCCGGCGTACGCATCAGCCCGGCCATCGTGCAGATCGCGCCCGGCGCGCAGACCACCGAGATCTGGCTCAGCAATACCCAGGACCGGCCCTGGCAGGCGCAGGCCCGGCTGTATCGCTGGGATCAGGCCGAGGGCATGGACCGGCTGCAGGCGACCGACGACGTCCAGCCCAGCCCGCGCCTGATCGACATCCCCGCGCAGGGGCGGCAACTGCTGCGGGTGGTGCGCACCGGGCCGGCCGCGACCGACCGCGAGATCGCCTACCGCCTGGTGCTGGAAGAGCGCGCGGCCGCGGCCACCGGCCCCGCCGACCCGCGCCTGCTGCTGCGCTATTCCACCCCGGTGTTCCTGGTTCCGCCCGGTGCCGCGCCGGCCGCCGCGCTCAGCGTCAGCCTGGTCGCCGGCGCCTATGGCCACGAACTGCAGGTGCGCAATCGCGGCACCGCGCACGCGCGGCTGAGCGACCTGAGCTTCATCGGCGCCGACGGCCGCCTGCTGACCCTGTTCCACAACCTGGCCGGCTACGTGCTGGCCGGGGAACGGAAGCGCTGGCCGCTGCCGGCCGAGGTCGGGACCGCGCGCGGCGGCCATTTCGCCGCCCGCCTCGACAGCCAGACCGAGCTGCAGCCATTGCTGGCCGAATGA
- a CDS encoding Csu type fimbrial protein codes for MSRTAWLCATLLALAPLRAGATTTCTAVTTALDFGNVSTSAATDSSAQITVTCQTGALSILGTIYVRMCLNIGEGAQGGGLGIAPRRMLNPLNDSLGFQLYRDSARSLIWGSALNASTPLQVDLTYSSLLIGGSGSATYTLYGRVPLQSGIATGLYQNSFSGVYTNLQYRYDEPLIGTPAVLPASCTTGGKGGGTAVQFPFVSSANAAPLCTIASIADLDFGSHSGLVDTALNYTTALSMNCRRRTAWQVSLDNGQYASGSIRRMRNAAGQYLRYELYRDAARSQRWGSTLNSDTQTGTGTGSPQSLTLYGQVPAAQIPPPGSYSDVVKVTITY; via the coding sequence GTGAGCCGCACCGCATGGCTGTGCGCCACCCTGCTGGCGCTGGCGCCGCTGCGCGCCGGCGCCACCACCACCTGCACGGCGGTGACCACCGCGCTGGACTTCGGCAACGTCTCCACCAGCGCCGCCACCGACAGCAGCGCCCAGATCACCGTCACCTGCCAGACCGGCGCGCTCAGCATCCTGGGCACGATCTACGTGCGCATGTGCCTGAACATCGGCGAGGGCGCGCAGGGCGGCGGCCTGGGCATCGCGCCGCGGCGCATGCTCAATCCGCTCAACGACAGCCTTGGTTTCCAGCTGTACCGCGACAGCGCGCGCAGCCTGATCTGGGGCAGCGCGCTGAACGCCTCCACGCCGCTGCAGGTGGACCTGACCTATTCGTCGCTGCTGATCGGCGGCAGCGGCAGCGCCACCTACACCCTCTATGGGCGCGTCCCGCTGCAGAGCGGCATCGCCACCGGGCTGTACCAGAACAGCTTCAGCGGCGTGTACACCAACCTGCAGTACCGCTACGACGAACCCCTGATCGGCACCCCGGCGGTGCTGCCCGCCTCCTGCACCACCGGCGGCAAGGGCGGCGGCACTGCGGTGCAGTTCCCGTTCGTGAGCTCGGCCAACGCGGCCCCGCTGTGCACCATCGCCAGCATCGCCGACCTGGACTTCGGCAGCCACTCCGGCCTGGTCGATACCGCGCTGAACTACACCACCGCGCTGAGCATGAACTGCCGCCGGCGCACCGCCTGGCAGGTCAGCCTGGACAATGGCCAGTACGCCAGTGGCAGCATCCGGCGCATGCGCAACGCCGCCGGCCAGTACCTGCGCTACGAGCTGTACCGCGATGCGGCGCGCAGCCAGCGCTGGGGCAGCACCCTGAACAGCGATACCCAGACCGGCACCGGCACCGGCAGTCCCCAGTCGCTGACCCTGTACGGCCAGGTCCCGGCCGCGCAGATACCGCCCCCGGGCAGCTACAGCGACGTGGTCAAGGTGACGATTACTTACTGA
- a CDS encoding fimbria/pilus outer membrane usher protein, with product MNPLLNRLRWKHRLLELLLALWASAAQLAAAQPNGLPTEQETLYLEVTLNETRKPGLFRFQRDPDRMLAEAATLRQLGLRIDADATAAIALESLDGVRYRYDAGLQQLAIDAPVALLDVPLTRIDAQASGPTLPATSSPGALLDYDLYASRQGSASNLTAGGELRAFGRGGSLLGRGMFRQSFVGRLYRAPQRDWRSQAIRLDTQWQWSLPESMTSVVLGDTLSSSTSWSRTLRLGGVRVGRDFGLQPYRATTPLPEFLGEVTVPSSVDLYVNGIRQYGSELPAGPFQLSAAPGVDGAGNAQLVITDAYGRSRSVEFPFYATQDLLADGLDDWSLALGRVREGYGSDAFAYAGDTVASASWRRGASARFTAEAHAEAGAGVRNAGAGGIWLLPRAGVVGASLAHSQGDGRSGRQYALSYRWNNGRFNVSMDTQRAQRGYRDVASHYGAAPPRISERALAGVSWDQVGNVSMSYVRLSYPDSGDLRYASLFWTRALPWQSSLNLSVNQNLGQASDRSMYLGWSIALSGARQASVALQRVGERMSVAADLSRAAAADGGSGWRLQARSGQDSAGGLAEATWRRDTAHYAAGLASDGGQTYGYAEASGGLARIGGGWFPGRDLDQAFALVSTGGVGGVPVLLENRPIGVTDARGFLMVTPLLGWQHNQVSIDPMQLPPQLRPERVDQIVVPRDRTGVVVDFPIRSSDGVLVQLHDAQDAPLPVGSRVRGAGIDAVVGYDGEAYLEGLKLGRNDLQVDMDGSSCRVRIEHTPQRRPARLGPLRCSAGRAP from the coding sequence GTGAACCCATTGCTCAATCGCTTGCGCTGGAAGCACAGGCTCCTTGAACTGCTGCTGGCGCTGTGGGCCAGCGCCGCACAGCTTGCCGCCGCCCAGCCCAACGGCCTGCCAACGGAACAGGAAACGCTGTATTTGGAAGTCACCCTCAACGAGACCCGCAAGCCTGGACTGTTCCGCTTCCAGCGCGACCCCGACCGCATGCTGGCCGAGGCCGCCACGCTGCGCCAGCTCGGCCTGCGCATCGACGCCGACGCCACCGCCGCGATCGCGCTGGAGAGCCTGGACGGGGTGCGCTACCGCTACGACGCCGGCCTGCAGCAGCTGGCGATCGATGCGCCGGTGGCGCTGCTCGACGTGCCGCTGACCCGGATCGACGCGCAGGCCAGCGGCCCGACGCTGCCGGCGACCAGTTCGCCCGGCGCGCTGCTGGACTACGACCTGTACGCCAGCCGCCAGGGCAGCGCCAGCAATCTCACCGCGGGCGGCGAACTGCGTGCCTTCGGCCGGGGCGGCAGCCTGCTCGGCCGCGGCATGTTCCGCCAATCCTTCGTCGGCCGCCTGTACCGCGCACCGCAGCGCGACTGGCGCAGCCAGGCGATCCGCCTGGACACGCAGTGGCAGTGGTCGCTGCCCGAGAGCATGACCAGCGTGGTGCTCGGCGACACGCTGAGCAGCAGCACCAGCTGGAGCCGCACGCTGCGCCTGGGCGGGGTACGCGTGGGCCGCGATTTCGGCCTGCAGCCGTACCGCGCGACCACGCCGCTGCCGGAATTCCTCGGCGAAGTGACGGTGCCCTCGAGCGTGGACCTGTACGTCAACGGCATCCGCCAGTACGGCTCGGAGTTGCCGGCCGGGCCGTTCCAGCTGTCGGCGGCGCCCGGCGTGGACGGCGCCGGCAACGCGCAGCTGGTCATCACCGACGCCTACGGCCGCAGCCGTTCGGTCGAATTCCCGTTCTACGCCACCCAGGACCTGCTGGCCGACGGCCTGGACGACTGGTCGCTGGCGCTGGGCCGGGTCCGCGAGGGCTACGGCAGCGACGCCTTCGCCTATGCCGGGGACACCGTCGCCAGCGCCAGCTGGCGCCGCGGCGCCAGCGCCCGCTTCACCGCCGAGGCGCACGCCGAGGCCGGCGCCGGGGTGCGCAACGCCGGCGCCGGCGGCATCTGGCTGCTGCCGCGCGCCGGCGTGGTCGGCGCCTCGCTGGCGCACAGCCAGGGCGATGGCCGCAGCGGCCGCCAGTACGCGCTCAGCTACCGCTGGAACAACGGCCGCTTCAACGTCTCGATGGATACCCAGCGCGCGCAGCGCGGCTATCGCGACGTGGCCTCGCACTACGGCGCGGCGCCGCCGCGGATCAGCGAGCGCGCGCTGGCCGGGGTCAGCTGGGACCAGGTGGGCAATGTGTCGATGAGCTATGTGCGCCTGTCCTACCCGGACAGCGGCGACCTGCGCTATGCCAGCCTGTTCTGGACCCGGGCGCTGCCGTGGCAGTCCTCGCTCAATCTGAGCGTCAACCAGAATCTGGGCCAGGCCAGCGACCGCAGCATGTACCTGGGCTGGTCGATCGCGCTCAGCGGCGCGCGCCAGGCCAGCGTCGCCCTGCAGCGGGTCGGCGAGCGCATGAGCGTGGCGGCCGATCTCAGCCGCGCGGCCGCCGCCGACGGCGGCAGCGGCTGGCGGCTGCAGGCGCGCAGCGGCCAGGACAGCGCCGGCGGCCTGGCCGAGGCCACCTGGCGACGCGACACCGCGCACTATGCCGCCGGCCTGGCCAGCGACGGCGGGCAAACCTATGGCTATGCCGAAGCCTCCGGCGGCCTGGCCCGGATCGGCGGCGGCTGGTTCCCCGGCCGCGATCTCGACCAGGCCTTCGCGCTGGTCTCCACCGGCGGCGTCGGCGGTGTGCCGGTGCTGCTGGAAAACCGCCCGATCGGGGTCACCGACGCACGCGGTTTCCTGATGGTCACGCCGCTGCTGGGCTGGCAGCACAACCAGGTGTCGATCGATCCGATGCAACTGCCGCCGCAGCTGCGCCCGGAGCGGGTCGACCAGATCGTGGTGCCGCGCGACCGTACCGGCGTGGTGGTGGACTTCCCGATCCGCAGCAGCGACGGCGTGCTGGTGCAATTGCACGATGCGCAGGACGCGCCGCTGCCGGTCGGCAGCCGGGTGCGCGGCGCGGGCATCGACGCGGTGGTCGGCTACGACGGCGAGGCCTACCTGGAAGGGCTGAAGCTCGGGCGCAACGACCTGCAGGTGGACATGGACGGCAGCAGCTGCAGGGTGCGCATCGAGCACACGCCGCAGCGGCGCCCAGCCCGCCTGGGACCGCTGCGCTGCAGCGCGGGGCGGGCGCCGTGA
- a CDS encoding fimbrial biogenesis chaperone codes for MSLRPDFALRLPLALALWLAATLAAQAASLQVAPTSVQLTAEETAQGLWLSNSGDTPLQAQVRVFRWRQQDGEDLLEPSDRIAISPPMLQLAPHSRQLVRIIRLDDAPRTTEDTYRVLVDELPSADAAAGTAAGLQFVLRYSVPIFVKPAAAAAPALQARLIRDAGAPALEVVNQGSEHAQLVDLYFVARDGTRAAIADGLAGYVLPGQCKRWPLPAALVRADGAFKATINGEPIAQSLALEAQAP; via the coding sequence ATGTCCCTGCGACCCGACTTCGCGTTGCGCTTGCCACTCGCCCTGGCCCTGTGGCTGGCGGCGACGCTGGCGGCGCAGGCCGCCAGCCTGCAGGTCGCGCCGACCTCGGTGCAGCTGACCGCGGAGGAGACGGCGCAGGGCCTGTGGCTGAGCAACAGCGGCGACACGCCGCTGCAGGCGCAGGTGCGGGTGTTCCGCTGGCGCCAGCAGGACGGCGAGGACCTGCTCGAGCCCAGCGACAGGATCGCGATCAGCCCGCCGATGCTGCAACTGGCGCCGCACTCGCGGCAACTGGTGCGCATCATCCGCCTGGACGATGCGCCCAGGACCACCGAGGACACCTATCGGGTGCTGGTCGACGAACTGCCGTCGGCGGACGCCGCTGCCGGCACTGCGGCCGGACTGCAGTTCGTGCTGCGCTACTCGGTGCCCATCTTCGTCAAACCGGCCGCCGCCGCGGCGCCCGCGCTGCAGGCACGGCTGATCCGCGACGCCGGCGCGCCGGCCTTGGAGGTCGTCAACCAGGGCAGCGAACACGCGCAGCTGGTGGACCTGTATTTCGTCGCCCGCGACGGCACCCGTGCCGCGATCGCCGACGGCCTGGCCGGCTATGTGCTGCCGGGCCAATGCAAGCGCTGGCCACTGCCTGCTGCACTGGTACGCGCCGACGGCGCGTTCAAGGCCACGATCAACGGTGAACCCATTGCTCAATCGCTTGCGCTGGAAGCACAGGCTCCTTGA
- a CDS encoding Csu type fimbrial protein has protein sequence MQAFPSALAVAALLAAGTGVASAQTDSRTFNVKIQITSVCDIQTAPTDVDFGSVNSTQSSINSTGTLNVRCTSGTPYNIALNAGSGSAATVTSRTMGSADAGNTARVPYALYRNSARTQNWGSTIGSDTQAGTGNGAVQPLVVYGQVASTNYPAGSYSDVVTATVTW, from the coding sequence ATGCAAGCCTTCCCCAGTGCACTCGCCGTCGCCGCGTTGCTGGCCGCCGGGACCGGCGTGGCGTCCGCCCAGACCGACTCGCGCACCTTCAACGTCAAGATCCAGATCACCAGCGTCTGCGACATCCAGACCGCACCGACCGACGTCGATTTCGGCAGCGTCAACTCCACCCAGAGCTCGATCAACAGCACCGGCACCTTGAACGTGCGCTGCACCTCGGGCACCCCGTACAACATCGCGCTCAACGCCGGCAGCGGCTCCGCCGCGACGGTGACCTCGCGCACCATGGGCAGCGCCGATGCGGGCAATACCGCACGCGTGCCGTACGCCCTGTACCGCAACTCGGCGCGCACCCAGAACTGGGGCTCGACCATCGGCAGCGACACCCAGGCCGGCACCGGCAATGGTGCGGTGCAGCCGCTGGTCGTCTACGGCCAGGTCGCCAGTACCAATTACCCTGCCGGTTCGTACAGCGACGTCGTCACTGCCACTGTCACCTGGTAA
- the map gene encoding type I methionyl aminopeptidase: MTVNLKTPQDIEKMRIAGRLAAEVLDIVGPHVKPGVSTAALDRVCHDHIVNVQQAVPANVGYRGYPKTVCSSVNNVICHGIPSESKVLKDGDIVNIDVTVIKDGWHGDTSRMYYVGTPSVMARRLVEATYAAMWRGIRAVRPGATLGDVGHAIQQYAEAERFSVVREYCGHGIGKVYHDEPQVLHYGRPGEGLVLKPGMTFTIEPMINEGSRYTRVLPDGWTVVTKDRKLSAQWEHMIAVTEDGVDVLTLSPGGLGEP, encoded by the coding sequence ATGACCGTCAATCTGAAAACTCCCCAGGACATCGAGAAGATGCGCATCGCCGGTCGCCTGGCCGCCGAAGTGCTCGACATCGTCGGGCCGCATGTGAAGCCCGGCGTGAGCACCGCCGCGCTGGACCGCGTCTGCCACGACCACATCGTCAACGTGCAGCAGGCGGTGCCGGCCAACGTCGGCTACCGCGGCTACCCGAAGACGGTATGCAGCTCGGTGAACAACGTGATCTGCCACGGCATCCCCAGCGAGAGCAAGGTGCTGAAGGACGGCGACATCGTCAACATCGACGTCACCGTGATCAAGGACGGCTGGCATGGCGACACCAGCCGCATGTATTACGTCGGCACCCCGTCGGTGATGGCGCGGCGGCTGGTCGAGGCGACCTACGCGGCGATGTGGCGCGGCATCCGCGCGGTGCGCCCGGGCGCCACGCTCGGCGACGTCGGCCACGCGATCCAGCAGTACGCCGAAGCCGAGCGTTTCAGCGTGGTGCGCGAGTACTGCGGCCACGGCATCGGCAAGGTCTACCACGACGAACCGCAGGTGCTGCACTACGGCCGGCCCGGCGAAGGCCTGGTGCTGAAGCCGGGCATGACCTTCACCATCGAGCCGATGATCAATGAAGGCTCGCGCTACACCCGCGTGCTGCCGGACGGCTGGACCGTGGTGACCAAGGACCGCAAGCTGTCGGCGCAGTGGGAGCACATGATCGCGGTCACCGAGGACGGCGTGGACGTGCTGACCCTGTCGCCCGGCGGCCTCGGCGAGCCGTGA